A window of Prolixibacter sp. SD074 contains these coding sequences:
- a CDS encoding nucleoside deaminase: protein MLQPFSDEYFMKQALNEAHKAFDMGEIPVGAVVVCQNRIVAQAHNLTETLNDVTAHAEMQAITAAANMLGGKYLNDCTLYVTLEPCVMCAGALGWSQIGRIVYGTEDEKKGFRRYAEKAMHPKTTLLGGILETECSTLVKEFFLSKR from the coding sequence ATGCTGCAACCTTTTTCCGATGAGTATTTCATGAAACAAGCGCTCAACGAAGCACATAAGGCTTTTGACATGGGAGAGATTCCTGTCGGCGCTGTAGTTGTTTGCCAAAACCGAATCGTAGCACAGGCACATAACCTGACCGAAACATTGAACGATGTTACCGCTCATGCGGAAATGCAAGCCATTACAGCTGCCGCAAACATGTTAGGAGGAAAATATTTAAACGATTGCACGCTCTACGTAACCCTGGAGCCTTGCGTTATGTGTGCCGGAGCGCTGGGCTGGTCACAAATCGGGCGCATTGTTTATGGTACTGAAGACGAAAAAAAAGGTTTTCGGAGATACGCAGAAAAAGCAATGCATCCCAAAACAACTTTACTGGGCGGAATACTGGAAACCGAATGTTCAACGCTTGTTAAGGAGTTCTTTTTATCGAAACGATAG
- a CDS encoding 3-phosphoshikimate 1-carboxyvinyltransferase has protein sequence MIYRITRPSGRLEGEISLPASKSISNRVLIINALSYSPYTIDNLSDSDDTRVMESVLSASSNEFDIGYAGTAMRFLTAFLSKIMGQWTITGSERMKQRPIGILVDALRKLGAVIDYVEEEGYPPLRITGTALKGGVLELDGSVSSQYISALLMIAPSVQNGLTLRLKNRITSRPYIELTLKLMKKFGVRSAWKGNEIRIEEQAYNPVPFSVEADWSGASYWYQMAAMAEDFDILLKGLRLQSLQGDAILAKWFDQYFGVQSKQEGNDVRITRKKTHELKRLDLNFVENPDVAQTFAVLCVAKRIPFHFTGLHTLKIKETDRVAALQNECAKLGAKLPEPQHGEFAWSGALNEHIDASQAIIETYHDHRMALAFAPAALVYGTMKIADPMVVTKSYPAFYEDLKKVGFTVQELPD, from the coding sequence ATGATATATCGGATAACCAGGCCCAGTGGCAGGTTGGAAGGGGAAATCTCGTTACCTGCTTCAAAAAGCATCAGTAACCGGGTGTTGATTATTAATGCGCTCAGTTACTCTCCATATACAATTGATAACCTGTCAGACAGCGATGATACCCGCGTAATGGAATCCGTTCTAAGCGCTTCCAGCAATGAGTTTGATATCGGTTATGCCGGCACAGCCATGCGTTTTCTGACTGCTTTCCTTTCGAAGATAATGGGACAATGGACCATAACCGGCTCAGAACGCATGAAGCAGCGGCCGATTGGTATTTTGGTTGATGCACTCCGGAAGTTGGGTGCTGTGATAGATTACGTTGAAGAAGAAGGTTATCCTCCTTTGCGAATCACCGGAACGGCGTTGAAAGGTGGCGTGCTGGAACTTGATGGCAGTGTGAGCAGTCAGTACATATCAGCATTGCTGATGATTGCTCCCTCTGTACAAAATGGCCTGACACTAAGGCTTAAAAATAGAATCACTTCCCGTCCATATATTGAATTGACCTTAAAACTGATGAAGAAGTTTGGTGTCCGTTCTGCCTGGAAGGGCAATGAGATTCGCATCGAAGAACAAGCATACAACCCTGTTCCATTTTCGGTTGAAGCTGATTGGTCCGGAGCGTCCTATTGGTACCAAATGGCTGCCATGGCCGAAGATTTCGATATTTTGCTGAAAGGGCTGCGGCTACAAAGTTTGCAGGGCGATGCAATTTTGGCCAAATGGTTCGACCAGTATTTCGGCGTGCAATCGAAACAGGAAGGCAATGATGTGCGGATAACCCGAAAAAAAACTCATGAACTGAAACGACTTGATTTAAATTTTGTGGAAAATCCGGATGTCGCTCAAACCTTTGCTGTGTTGTGTGTGGCAAAGCGGATCCCTTTTCACTTTACCGGTTTGCATACCCTGAAAATTAAAGAGACTGATAGGGTTGCAGCGTTGCAGAATGAGTGCGCTAAACTGGGTGCAAAATTGCCTGAACCACAGCACGGCGAATTTGCCTGGAGCGGGGCGTTGAACGAGCATATTGATGCAAGTCAGGCTATCATCGAAACATACCACGACCATCGTATGGCTTTGGCCTTTGCTCCAGCCGCTTTGGTTTATGGTACCATGAAAATTGCCGATCCGATGGTGGTGACCAAATCTTATCCAGCGTTTTATGAAGATCTGAAAAAAGTTGGTTTCACCGTTCAGGAACTGCCTGATTAA
- the aroB gene encoding 3-dehydroquinate synthase, whose amino-acid sequence MNNSPSYHAALTVTDDVVTALSQLISGYPEDKVFLVSESNTTRFCLPVLQDVKGWERVKKTEIPAGEENKKLSSVEKIWLFLSQNGADRKSLVINVGGGMLTDLGSFAASTYKRGMDFVNVPTTLLSQVDASVGGKTGFNFNGFKNEIGVINQPRNVFIDTRFLKTIDRQNFVSGFAEMVKHGLIYSADHLNEVRNYDLDLLNYDALAGLIARSVAIKDYFVNKDPTEKNIRKALNFGHTIGHAFESYAMTSGKPILHGYAVAYGMMAELYLSYKIAGLSKQSLEELSYWLLSIYGKFEITSDDYGALISLMSHDKKNEGKRINFTLLSKVGKVAIDQDCSRELIIESLEFYQKLSL is encoded by the coding sequence ATGAACAATTCCCCATCATATCATGCAGCATTGACCGTGACCGATGATGTTGTAACTGCTCTTTCTCAATTGATTTCTGGTTATCCCGAAGATAAGGTTTTTCTGGTGAGTGAGTCAAATACTACCCGTTTTTGTCTTCCTGTTTTGCAGGATGTGAAAGGGTGGGAAAGGGTGAAGAAGACTGAAATTCCGGCTGGTGAAGAAAATAAGAAGTTGTCTTCGGTCGAAAAAATTTGGTTATTCCTTAGCCAGAATGGTGCCGATAGAAAATCACTTGTGATCAATGTCGGCGGTGGAATGTTGACCGACCTGGGAAGTTTTGCTGCATCGACGTATAAGCGGGGAATGGATTTCGTGAATGTTCCTACTACGCTGTTATCGCAGGTTGATGCATCGGTTGGTGGCAAAACTGGTTTCAATTTTAATGGTTTCAAGAACGAAATCGGGGTGATTAATCAACCCAGGAATGTCTTCATTGATACACGGTTTTTAAAAACGATTGACCGTCAGAATTTCGTATCCGGATTTGCCGAGATGGTCAAGCACGGATTAATTTATTCAGCCGACCATTTGAATGAAGTCCGGAATTATGACCTGGATTTGCTCAATTATGATGCTTTAGCCGGGTTAATTGCCCGTTCGGTAGCTATCAAAGATTATTTTGTAAATAAGGACCCAACGGAAAAAAATATTCGAAAAGCGCTGAATTTTGGCCATACCATCGGTCATGCTTTCGAGAGTTATGCCATGACTTCCGGGAAACCGATATTGCATGGCTATGCCGTTGCTTACGGGATGATGGCCGAGTTGTATTTGTCCTATAAAATTGCAGGGCTGTCAAAACAATCTCTTGAAGAACTTTCCTATTGGTTATTGAGCATTTATGGGAAATTTGAGATAACATCTGACGACTACGGTGCGCTAATCAGCCTGATGAGTCATGATAAAAAGAACGAAGGCAAACGGATTAATTTTACCCTGCTTTCCAAAGTTGGGAAAGTTGCGATAGATCAGGATTGCAGCCGTGAGCTGATTATTGAATCATTGGAGTTTTACCAAAAACTTTCCCTTTAA
- a CDS encoding CDGSH iron-sulfur domain-containing protein, whose amino-acid sequence MASEIKTIKVTFTKDGPIMIDGPVIMEGQYGNRTTETKTIFLCRCGGSSNKPFCDGTHKKIDFKG is encoded by the coding sequence ATGGCTTCAGAAATTAAAACCATTAAAGTTACGTTTACGAAAGATGGACCGATTATGATTGATGGACCTGTGATCATGGAAGGCCAGTACGGAAACAGAACGACGGAGACGAAAACGATATTTCTTTGCCGTTGCGGAGGTTCTTCCAATAAGCCATTCTGCGATGGCACACATAAAAAAATTGACTTCAAAGGTTAA
- a CDS encoding alpha amylase C-terminal domain-containing protein, which produces MMGKIPIVQNDPWLEPFEGAFIEWKNLSEIKEKELTGGKSLTDFAEGHHYFGLFLDEKGWVLREWAPNATRIFLTGTFNDWKELPEFELQSIGNGNWELRMSSDALQHGDLFALSVYWEGGQGKRIPAWTRRVVQDPDSLIFNAQVWMPEHPYEWKNRFSGLTEAPLVYESHVGMAGEEPRIHTYEEFRKTMLPRIKKAGYNTIQLMAIPEHPYYGSFGYHVSGFFSPSSRFGTPDELKALIDEAHGMGMAVVMDLVHSHAVKNEVEGLGRFDGTRYQFFHEGGRGEHPAWDSYCFNYGKPEVLHFLFSNIKYWLDEFQFDGFRFDGVTSMLYLDHGLEKAFSGYSDYFTPNLDYEAIVYFKLANKLIHQIKPNAISIAEEVSGMPGLASPQEDGGFGFDFRMAMGVPDFWIKVIKERKDEDWDVGQIFYELTAHRQDEKVVSYAESHDQALVGDKTIIFRLIDKEMYFSMRKDQPNLTVERGIALHKMIRLATASCAGGAYLNFMGNEFGHPEWIDFPREGNGWSYQHARRIWSIAENPELRYHWLLDFDRDMINILREERLLELPEVRWITDNKADQVLAYQRGDLLFVFNFNPHKSFEGYGIQMEPSKFKVILSTDAHPYGGQNRIDQDLIYYTLPVSKLSTNHYLRLYLPARTAVVLKKESYKRVR; this is translated from the coding sequence ATGATGGGAAAAATCCCGATTGTACAAAACGATCCCTGGCTGGAGCCTTTTGAGGGCGCGTTTATCGAGTGGAAAAATCTTTCTGAAATAAAGGAGAAAGAATTAACCGGCGGCAAATCATTGACTGATTTTGCCGAGGGGCATCACTACTTCGGGTTATTTCTTGATGAGAAAGGTTGGGTACTGAGGGAATGGGCACCCAATGCTACCCGCATTTTTCTAACCGGCACATTTAATGATTGGAAAGAATTGCCCGAATTTGAGTTGCAATCAATCGGAAATGGAAACTGGGAGCTTAGAATGTCATCGGACGCGTTGCAGCATGGTGATTTATTTGCGCTATCGGTTTACTGGGAAGGGGGACAAGGAAAACGAATTCCGGCCTGGACCCGACGAGTTGTTCAGGATCCGGATTCATTGATATTCAATGCGCAAGTTTGGATGCCCGAGCATCCTTATGAATGGAAAAATAGATTTTCCGGATTAACTGAAGCTCCGTTGGTTTATGAATCGCACGTGGGAATGGCGGGTGAAGAGCCCAGGATACATACGTATGAAGAATTTCGAAAAACCATGCTTCCCCGCATAAAAAAAGCCGGATATAATACCATTCAGCTGATGGCTATACCGGAGCATCCGTATTATGGAAGCTTTGGTTACCATGTGTCCGGTTTTTTTTCGCCCTCTTCGCGCTTCGGAACCCCCGATGAACTGAAAGCCTTAATCGACGAGGCTCATGGAATGGGAATGGCGGTTGTTATGGATTTGGTTCATTCGCATGCGGTAAAAAACGAGGTGGAAGGTTTGGGGCGCTTTGATGGTACCCGATACCAGTTTTTCCACGAAGGCGGAAGGGGGGAGCATCCTGCCTGGGATTCGTACTGCTTTAACTACGGTAAGCCCGAGGTACTTCATTTTCTGTTCTCGAATATCAAATACTGGTTGGATGAATTCCAGTTCGATGGTTTCCGGTTCGATGGCGTAACCAGCATGCTTTACCTTGATCATGGGCTGGAGAAAGCCTTTTCTGGTTACAGTGATTACTTTACTCCGAATTTGGATTACGAGGCAATTGTTTATTTCAAGTTGGCTAATAAGCTTATTCATCAAATTAAACCCAATGCCATCAGTATTGCCGAAGAAGTGAGTGGAATGCCGGGCTTGGCTTCGCCTCAGGAGGACGGAGGCTTTGGCTTTGATTTCAGGATGGCGATGGGTGTTCCCGATTTTTGGATCAAAGTTATTAAGGAGCGGAAGGACGAAGATTGGGATGTCGGTCAGATTTTCTACGAACTAACAGCTCACCGCCAGGATGAGAAAGTAGTCAGCTACGCTGAAAGCCATGATCAGGCGTTGGTCGGAGATAAAACCATTATCTTCCGATTGATTGACAAGGAGATGTATTTCAGCATGCGAAAAGACCAGCCAAACTTGACGGTCGAACGTGGAATTGCGCTTCATAAAATGATTCGGTTGGCTACGGCTTCGTGTGCCGGAGGTGCATATCTTAATTTCATGGGAAATGAGTTTGGCCATCCTGAATGGATCGACTTTCCCCGTGAGGGAAACGGCTGGTCATATCAGCATGCCAGAAGAATCTGGAGCATAGCCGAGAATCCGGAATTACGTTATCACTGGTTGCTGGATTTCGACCGGGACATGATTAATATACTCAGGGAAGAACGGTTGCTCGAATTGCCCGAGGTGAGATGGATTACCGACAATAAGGCTGATCAGGTATTGGCCTACCAGCGAGGCGATCTGCTGTTTGTCTTTAACTTCAATCCCCATAAATCGTTTGAAGGCTACGGAATACAGATGGAACCATCAAAATTCAAGGTGATTCTCAGCACCGATGCCCACCCTTATGGAGGCCAGAACCGTATTGATCAGGATTTAATTTACTACACATTGCCGGTTTCGAAATTAAGTACGAATCATTATCTGCGGTTATATCTTCCGGCCCGGACAGCTGTTGTACTAAAAAAGGAATCTTACAAGCGGGTCAGATAG
- the kdsB gene encoding 3-deoxy-manno-octulosonate cytidylyltransferase produces the protein MDNLNQKKIVGIIPSRYASSRFPGKPLADIAGKSMVQRVYETAAAVFDNVWVATDDQRIYDAVNAFGGNAVMTSEEHSSGTDRCSEAVRKVSESTGERFDVVVNIQGDEPFIKPSQLKKIAALFDDEDTQIGTLVQPITKSEDIFNPNIPKVVLAQNGDAIYFSRSPIPYAQNVEKEKWINHHTFFGHIGLYAYRTEVLHALTRLNEGRLEKMESLEQLRWLENSYHIRTDETNYDSFGIDTPEDLEKVMAEGIEKYLV, from the coding sequence ATGGACAATCTTAATCAGAAAAAAATAGTTGGAATTATTCCGTCTCGTTATGCATCAAGCCGGTTTCCAGGGAAGCCCCTGGCGGATATTGCAGGAAAATCGATGGTTCAACGAGTTTATGAAACAGCGGCTGCTGTTTTTGATAATGTGTGGGTGGCAACTGACGATCAGCGTATCTATGATGCAGTTAACGCATTTGGCGGAAATGCTGTGATGACTTCAGAAGAGCATTCCAGCGGAACTGACCGCTGTTCGGAAGCAGTAAGAAAGGTAAGCGAATCAACTGGCGAGAGGTTTGATGTTGTAGTCAATATTCAGGGCGATGAGCCGTTTATAAAACCTAGCCAGCTAAAGAAAATTGCAGCTTTATTTGATGATGAAGATACGCAGATTGGCACGTTGGTTCAGCCGATCACTAAAAGTGAAGATATTTTCAACCCGAATATTCCGAAAGTTGTGCTTGCCCAAAACGGCGATGCTATTTATTTCAGCCGTTCTCCGATTCCTTACGCCCAAAATGTTGAAAAGGAAAAGTGGATTAACCATCATACCTTTTTTGGACATATAGGACTGTATGCATACCGCACCGAAGTGCTTCATGCTTTGACCCGGCTAAATGAGGGGCGGTTGGAGAAAATGGAATCGCTGGAACAGCTTCGTTGGTTGGAGAATAGCTATCACATCCGGACCGATGAAACAAACTACGATAGTTTCGGTATCGATACACCGGAAGATTTGGAAAAAGTGATGGCTGAAGGAATTGAAAAATACTTAGTGTAG
- a CDS encoding sigma-54-dependent Fis family transcriptional regulator — protein MDIQEIKQRFGIIGNATGLNRAIEVAVQVAPTDLSVLISGESGVGKEAFPQIIHNYSHRKHGKYIAVNCGAIPEGTIDSELFGHEKGAFTGALSDRKGYFEVADGGTIFLDEIGELPLSTQVRLLRVLEAGEFIRVGSSKVIKTDVRVVAATNIDLPTAIREGKFREDLYYRLNTVPIHLLSLRDRGEDALLLFRKFALDFAERYHMPPIRLAEDAQRVLLSYRWPGNVRQLKNITEQISIIEKERQIDANNLRNYIPDDNGGSLPAIYSSVDEKTFHSEREILYKILFEMKRDVTDLKKLVHDLLEDGHNPHIHEDNAQIIRKLYQSADGDLIKSEPDNYGPPVPSAPSNNEHHQIEDTEEFVEESLSLEEKEIELIQKALEKHNGKRKLAAADLGISERTLYRKIKEYNIS, from the coding sequence ATGGATATTCAGGAAATAAAACAACGTTTCGGGATAATTGGCAATGCGACGGGCTTAAACCGTGCCATTGAAGTTGCTGTGCAGGTGGCTCCCACCGACTTATCGGTTCTGATATCCGGAGAGAGCGGTGTCGGTAAAGAGGCCTTCCCGCAGATAATACATAATTATTCGCATCGTAAACACGGAAAATATATTGCAGTAAACTGTGGCGCCATACCGGAAGGCACTATTGATTCGGAACTTTTTGGTCACGAAAAAGGAGCATTTACAGGAGCCTTGTCCGACAGAAAAGGATATTTTGAAGTGGCCGACGGTGGGACGATTTTTCTTGACGAAATTGGCGAACTGCCACTCTCGACACAGGTTCGTTTGCTCAGGGTACTCGAGGCAGGCGAGTTTATCCGGGTTGGTTCGTCCAAGGTGATCAAAACAGATGTTCGCGTTGTTGCAGCGACCAATATTGACCTCCCAACAGCTATCCGGGAAGGAAAATTCAGAGAAGACTTGTACTATCGGTTGAATACGGTTCCTATTCACCTACTTTCCCTGCGCGACAGGGGAGAAGATGCCCTGTTACTGTTCCGTAAATTTGCGCTCGACTTTGCCGAACGTTACCACATGCCTCCGATAAGGCTGGCTGAAGATGCACAACGTGTTTTACTCAGTTACCGGTGGCCGGGAAACGTGAGGCAGTTGAAAAATATCACCGAACAAATCTCTATCATCGAAAAGGAGCGCCAGATTGACGCCAATAATTTAAGGAATTATATCCCCGATGATAATGGAGGTTCGCTTCCTGCCATCTATTCGTCAGTCGATGAAAAAACCTTTCACTCGGAACGAGAAATTTTGTACAAAATCCTTTTCGAAATGAAACGGGACGTAACCGACTTGAAGAAACTCGTACACGATTTATTGGAAGATGGTCATAATCCTCATATACACGAGGACAATGCACAAATTATCCGGAAGCTCTACCAAAGTGCCGATGGTGATTTGATTAAATCGGAACCGGATAATTATGGCCCGCCAGTACCATCCGCCCCGTCAAACAATGAACACCACCAGATAGAGGATACAGAAGAGTTTGTGGAAGAATCGTTATCATTGGAAGAGAAAGAGATTGAACTGATTCAAAAAGCATTGGAAAAACATAACGGAAAAAGGAAGCTGGCCGCTGCCGATCTGGGCATATCGGAACGAACCCTCTACCGAAAAATTAAAGAATACAACATCAGCTAA
- a CDS encoding LptE family protein, whose protein sequence is MTNMPKHSGKFLLTTLLVSILLVTGCRINYSFTGASIAPDVKTVYIEYFPNRARVVNPTLSNTFTEALKDKFVNETGLTLRNDQGDLEFSGEITGYDIRPLSIQQSNDGRDVASQNRLTVTVKVKFINNKDHDQDFNSTFSAFFDWDSTKNLSDVEDQAAGDITAQLVDDIFNRSVANW, encoded by the coding sequence ATGACGAATATGCCAAAGCATTCAGGAAAATTCCTGTTGACAACGCTACTTGTTTCCATTTTATTGGTAACAGGATGCCGTATAAATTATTCATTCACCGGGGCTTCTATTGCACCGGATGTGAAAACCGTTTATATTGAGTACTTCCCCAACAGGGCCAGGGTGGTTAATCCAACTTTGAGTAACACCTTTACGGAAGCCTTAAAGGATAAATTTGTGAACGAAACCGGGCTAACGCTGAGAAATGATCAGGGAGATTTGGAATTCAGCGGAGAAATTACCGGCTACGATATTCGGCCATTATCGATTCAACAAAGCAACGATGGCCGTGACGTTGCATCCCAAAACCGGTTAACCGTGACAGTGAAAGTGAAATTTATCAACAACAAAGATCACGACCAGGATTTCAATTCCACTTTCTCGGCTTTCTTTGACTGGGATAGCACAAAAAATCTGAGCGATGTGGAAGATCAGGCGGCGGGCGACATTACCGCACAACTCGTTGATGACATCTTCAACCGCTCGGTAGCAAACTGGTAA
- the secG gene encoding preprotein translocase subunit SecG → MYTLITVLIFIVCILMILIVLVQNSKGGGLTSTFSGSNQVMGVRKTTDFLEKATWYLAGALFILSISASAFIPRHGVEQRSAIEKQIENAADPTELPTFPQAAPQQQDSNNATQQNNGK, encoded by the coding sequence ATGTATACACTGATAACCGTTTTAATATTTATAGTCTGTATCCTTATGATTTTAATCGTATTGGTCCAGAACTCAAAAGGTGGAGGTCTTACCTCAACATTCTCAGGCTCAAATCAGGTAATGGGTGTTCGTAAAACCACCGATTTCCTCGAGAAAGCAACCTGGTACCTTGCTGGGGCTCTTTTTATTCTGTCAATCTCTGCGTCAGCGTTTATTCCCCGTCATGGAGTAGAGCAACGTTCTGCCATTGAAAAGCAGATTGAAAATGCAGCAGACCCGACCGAATTGCCGACATTCCCGCAAGCAGCGCCTCAGCAGCAGGATTCAAACAACGCAACACAACAAAACAACGGTAAATAA
- a CDS encoding IS1182 family transposase, whose amino-acid sequence MKRINFKPYNQGQSELFPSRLDEFIPENAPVRVVSQLVDELDIDDIVKSYKVRGCSGYHPRMLIKVLFYSYLTNVFSCRKMESALTESIAYMWLSGKQFPKHTCINDFRSKRLKKHIHQLFTQVVVMLVELEYISLEVQYVDGTKIESVANRYSFVWRKSVVRHKTNLEKKIANILEQIEQGIADDNQSQDGEPRPFDSDELKKRIARINQSDKAQDKTTRKLVKELEKKHLPKLEEYEQKLSDIGPNRNSCSKTDKQATFMRMKEDHMKNGQLKPAYNVQISTENQFITHYGIYQNPGDTRTFIDYLTGFRSRYNKQSKEVVADSGYGSEENYEYLEKEQIQHYVKFNYFHAEQKKVFKSNPYRVENLRYCADGDYFLCPMEQEMNFVAEYKKTNTQGYVSTLRQYRAGNCDGCPVRSSCFKGEGNRSIDVNFKLRAYKQKARENLTSEKGLEHRSRRPVEPEAVFGQIKFNKGFNRFKLKGIEGVGLEFALIAIALNISKMAKKLKQQAFEAPFSTINRLESLIKAFRSNLHPKYLLSVNPC is encoded by the coding sequence ATGAAAAGAATCAACTTCAAGCCTTATAATCAGGGACAGTCTGAACTCTTTCCTTCCCGTCTGGATGAGTTCATTCCGGAAAATGCCCCGGTTCGTGTCGTCAGTCAGCTAGTGGACGAACTAGACATTGATGATATTGTCAAGAGTTACAAAGTCAGAGGTTGCAGTGGTTATCATCCACGGATGCTTATTAAAGTATTGTTTTACAGTTATCTCACCAATGTGTTTTCCTGCCGAAAAATGGAGAGTGCTTTAACAGAAAGCATTGCTTATATGTGGCTTAGCGGGAAACAATTTCCCAAACATACTTGCATCAATGACTTCCGAAGCAAACGTTTAAAGAAGCATATTCATCAGCTGTTCACACAGGTTGTGGTCATGTTGGTTGAATTAGAGTATATCAGCCTGGAGGTACAGTATGTTGATGGTACCAAAATCGAAAGCGTGGCCAATCGCTATAGTTTTGTATGGCGGAAATCAGTGGTTCGGCATAAGACCAACCTGGAGAAGAAAATAGCTAACATACTGGAACAAATAGAACAAGGCATTGCAGATGATAATCAAAGCCAGGATGGTGAGCCCCGACCGTTTGATTCAGATGAACTAAAAAAGCGGATAGCCCGAATCAATCAATCGGATAAAGCACAGGACAAAACAACCAGGAAGCTGGTTAAGGAACTGGAAAAGAAGCATCTTCCCAAACTGGAGGAATATGAACAGAAGCTCTCGGATATAGGCCCAAACAGAAACTCATGTTCGAAAACCGATAAGCAAGCCACCTTCATGCGTATGAAAGAAGATCACATGAAAAACGGACAATTAAAACCGGCCTACAATGTTCAGATCAGTACCGAAAACCAGTTTATTACCCATTATGGCATCTATCAAAACCCTGGGGATACACGCACATTTATTGATTATCTGACAGGCTTTCGAAGTCGTTATAATAAACAGTCAAAAGAAGTTGTAGCCGACAGCGGATACGGTAGCGAAGAAAACTATGAATACCTGGAAAAGGAGCAAATTCAACACTACGTGAAGTTTAACTATTTTCATGCAGAACAAAAGAAAGTATTTAAATCCAATCCGTACAGGGTAGAGAATCTCCGCTACTGCGCAGATGGAGATTACTTTTTGTGTCCGATGGAACAGGAAATGAATTTTGTTGCTGAATATAAAAAAACCAATACGCAAGGCTACGTAAGTACGCTAAGGCAATACAGAGCCGGTAACTGTGATGGCTGTCCTGTCAGGAGCAGCTGTTTTAAAGGAGAAGGCAACCGCAGCATCGACGTTAACTTTAAACTAAGGGCTTATAAGCAAAAGGCCAGGGAAAACCTTACCAGTGAAAAAGGGCTGGAACACCGAAGCAGGCGTCCCGTTGAGCCGGAGGCAGTTTTCGGTCAAATCAAATTTAACAAGGGTTTTAACCGGTTTAAGCTAAAAGGAATTGAAGGAGTTGGATTGGAATTTGCCTTAATCGCGATTGCCCTGAACATTAGCAAGATGGCTAAGAAGCTTAAACAACAAGCCTTTGAAGCTCCGTTTTCGACTATAAATCGGCTGGAATCTCTTATAAAAGCCTTCAGAAGCAATTTGCATCCCAAGTACCTACTCTCTGTAAATCCATGCTGA
- the groES gene encoding co-chaperone GroES yields MTELKGRILPGKVLVQPLEAIEKTAGGIIIPDSAKEKPQAGTVVKVGNAKKDEPMEVKVGDTVFYGKYSGTELQIDNENYLLISQSDVLYIA; encoded by the coding sequence ATGACAGAACTGAAAGGTAGAATTCTTCCCGGCAAAGTTTTGGTACAGCCGCTGGAAGCCATAGAGAAAACCGCCGGAGGGATTATCATCCCCGACTCAGCCAAAGAAAAACCACAAGCGGGAACCGTTGTGAAGGTGGGCAATGCTAAAAAAGACGAACCCATGGAGGTAAAAGTTGGGGATACCGTATTCTATGGTAAATACTCCGGTACGGAACTTCAGATTGATAACGAAAACTACCTGTTGATTTCTCAGTCAGATGTTCTTTACATCGCATAG